The following coding sequences lie in one Vicia villosa cultivar HV-30 ecotype Madison, WI unplaced genomic scaffold, Vvil1.0 ctg.004005F_1_1, whole genome shotgun sequence genomic window:
- the LOC131641747 gene encoding uncharacterized protein LOC131641747, which yields MWPTQRKTGQQCTSQEGIEGAMLVSWNIRGLNKAGKIREISSHRLNFHTDIVILIETRVKKDKANAIRDKLQLKGIYMDNYNHHANGRIWIQWDNTKVDLRYLENRKRLWKDMKELHSRYVGPWCAIGHYNNVATANERICGKLIVESEYVDFNNLLNDAGLCEMDNKGDYFTWSNKQSENPIYSRIDRLIANTDWFQGNNDLVLNVLSPHISGHALLYLSKPTVARKKIRFRFNNNWTDIEGFQECVRQSCTKTTYGRPMEILWRKLMRLQPELKKLNKQVTDLQQRIIDTRKNLDLAYDALKSQPMDKSNIQRVRIYTKELVKWNGMEEQSMLQRTKINWLRMGDGNNAFFHAYFKARNNTKSIQF from the exons ATGTGGCCGACACAGAGAAAAACTGGACAACAGTGCACAAGTCAGGAAGGGATAGAG GGGGCCATGTTAGTGTCTTGGAATATACGGGGGCTGAATAAAGCTGGAAAAATTAGGGAGATTAGCTCCCATCGCCTGAATTTCCATACTGATATTGTCATTCTTATTGAAACTAGGGTTAAAAAAGATAAGGCTAATGCCATTAGGGATAAACTTCAGCTGAAGGGTATCTACATGGATAATTACAATCATCATGCCAATGGTAGAATTTGGATTCAATGGGATAATACTAAAGTGGATCTTAGGTAT TTGGAAAATAGGAAGAGGCTTTGGAAGGATATGAAGGAGTTGCATAGTCGATATGTTGGGCCTTGGTGTGCCATTGGTCATTACAATAATGTAGCCACAGCTAATGAAAGAATATGTGGGAAACTTATTGTGGAATCAGAATATGTGGATTTCAATAACTTGTTGAATGATGCAGGGCTTTGTGAGATGGATAACAAAGGGGATTACTTTACTTGGTCTAATAAACAGAGTGAGAATCCTATCTATTCAAGGATTGATAGGCTTATTGCCAACACTGACTGGTTCCAGGGTAATAATGACCTTGTATTGAATGTGCTATCCCCTCATATCTCTGGTCATGCTTTGCTCTACTTGAGTAAACCTACTGTGGCCAGGAAAAAGATAAGGTTTAGATTTAACAACAATTGGACTGATATTGAGGGCTTTCAAGAATGTGTAAGGCAAAGTTGTACCAAGACTACATATGGAAGGCCCATGGAGATTTTATGGAGAAAGCTTATGAGACTTCAGCCTGAACTCAAAAAACTAAACAAACAGGTTACTGATCTACAACAGAGGATTATCGATACTAGAAAGAACCTGGATCTGGCTTATGATGCTCTTAAGTCTCAGCCTATGGACAAGAGTAATATTCAAAGGGTTAGAATATATACTAAGGAATTAGTGAAATGGAATGGTATGGAAGAGCAGAGTATGTTGCAGAGGACAAAAATCAATTGGCTCAGGATGGGAGATGGTAATAATGCTTTTTTTCATGCCTATTTTAAAGCCAGAAACAATACCAAGAGTATTCAATTCTAG